The Paracoccus sp. MC1862 genome includes a window with the following:
- a CDS encoding glycosyltransferase: MARIAFCLPALSSHAAVHGALARRLAARGHDCRMVGGEGLGPLAAREGLGFDSLGLCDPDLRGAGLVRTLLATAAATRSFVRRGPRALGRLSPDLVVADQAEPGASLAAEAAGIPRVTLASALPLDRDEAIPPPFVDWPFLAGKAGRKRNRGGWRVADALMMLQSRALAAGCRAHGLPLRRRIDEWISPDLDLRQLVPSLDFPHAPGRGARAVGPLRDDAAGEFEIDTGGRPLVFASLGTLQGNRRGLLAAIAGAAEDLGVFLVLAHCGGLTEAEARALPGAPLVRDFFPQRAVLARADACVTHAGLNTVLDCAGAEVPMVAIPLAFEQPATAARLAFHGAARVVPLRRATRAAIREALGAVLSDPSHRLALARPAAEIRAAGGATGAADLVEAQLQCRLAA, translated from the coding sequence ATGGCCCGCATCGCCTTCTGCCTTCCCGCCCTGTCAAGCCACGCCGCCGTCCATGGCGCGCTGGCCCGCAGGCTGGCGGCGCGGGGACATGATTGCCGGATGGTGGGGGGCGAGGGGCTTGGCCCGCTGGCGGCGCGCGAGGGTCTTGGGTTTGACAGCCTCGGGCTCTGCGACCCTGACCTGCGCGGCGCGGGGCTGGTCCGCACGCTGCTGGCCACCGCCGCGGCGACCCGCAGCTTCGTCCGGCGCGGGCCGCGGGCGCTGGGGCGGCTTTCCCCCGATCTGGTCGTCGCCGATCAGGCCGAACCGGGCGCCAGCCTTGCCGCCGAAGCGGCGGGCATCCCGCGCGTGACCCTCGCCTCGGCCCTGCCGCTGGACCGCGACGAGGCGATCCCGCCGCCCTTCGTGGACTGGCCCTTTCTTGCGGGAAAGGCGGGCCGCAAGCGCAACCGGGGTGGCTGGCGCGTGGCCGACGCGTTGATGATGCTGCAGTCCCGCGCCCTGGCCGCGGGCTGCCGCGCGCATGGCCTGCCGCTGCGGCGGCGCATCGACGAATGGATCTCGCCCGATCTGGACCTGCGGCAATTGGTGCCCTCGCTGGACTTCCCCCATGCGCCGGGGCGGGGCGCACGGGCGGTCGGTCCGCTGCGGGACGATGCGGCAGGCGAGTTCGAGATCGACACCGGCGGCCGGCCCCTTGTTTTCGCCTCGCTCGGCACGCTGCAAGGGAACCGGCGGGGACTTCTGGCTGCCATCGCCGGGGCGGCCGAGGATCTGGGCGTGTTCCTTGTTCTTGCCCATTGCGGCGGGCTGACCGAGGCCGAGGCGCGGGCGTTGCCCGGTGCGCCGCTGGTGCGCGACTTCTTTCCGCAGCGGGCAGTGCTGGCCCGCGCTGATGCCTGCGTGACCCATGCCGGGCTGAACACGGTGCTGGACTGCGCGGGGGCCGAGGTGCCGATGGTCGCGATCCCCCTGGCATTCGAGCAGCCCGCGACCGCCGCGCGGCTGGCCTTTCATGGCGCGGCCCGAGTGGTGCCCCTGCGCCGCGCCACCCGTGCCGCAATCCGCGAGGCGCTGGGGGCGGTGTTGTCCGACCCGTCCCACCGCTTGGCCCTTGCCCGGCCCGCCGCTGAAATCCGCGCGGCAGGCGGTGCCACTGGGGCCGCCGATCTGGTCGAGGCGCAGCTTCAGTGCAGGCTTGCCGCATGA
- a CDS encoding sterol desaturase family protein encodes MSVLGPILIVVLTVAVMEGVAYSVHRWIMHGPLGWGWHKSHHEETHGPFEKNDLYAVIFAALSILLFVIGSRWWPWMWWVAVGMSVYGVIYFVVHDGLVHQRWPFRYIPRRGYFRRLYQAHRLHHAVEGRDDCVSFGFVYAPPVDDLKARLKTSGVLARRQSRHRDAWRPDRGED; translated from the coding sequence ATGAGCGTCCTTGGCCCGATCCTGATCGTCGTCCTGACCGTCGCGGTGATGGAGGGCGTGGCCTATTCCGTCCACCGCTGGATCATGCACGGTCCTTTGGGCTGGGGCTGGCACAAGTCGCACCACGAGGAAACCCACGGCCCCTTCGAGAAGAACGACCTTTACGCCGTTATCTTCGCCGCGCTCTCGATCCTGCTGTTCGTCATCGGCAGCCGCTGGTGGCCGTGGATGTGGTGGGTCGCCGTGGGGATGAGCGTCTATGGCGTGATCTATTTCGTCGTCCACGATGGCCTCGTGCATCAGCGCTGGCCATTCCGCTATATTCCCCGGCGCGGCTATTTCCGCAGGCTTTACCAGGCGCATCGGCTGCATCACGCGGTCGAGGGGCGCGACGACTGCGTGTCCTTCGGCTTTGTCTATGCGCCGCCGGTGGACGATCTCAAGGCGCGGCTGAAGACCTCGGGCGTGCTGGCACGGCGGCAGTCCCGGCACCGGGACGCCTGGCGCCCGGACCGCGGCGAAGACTGA
- a CDS encoding fatty acid desaturase translates to MPQALRRPLATSLIGMTLAAGVIGAWLALHIFAVWHLDATAHPLLAGLCLIGLTWLSVGLFIVAHDAMHGAVAPGRPSLNAAVGGLALMLYAGFSWRKLIVKHMAHHRHAGTDDDPDFGHGGPVRWYADFVRTYFGWREFWVLGGTVMLYALILGSRWPYVAFWSVPSILASMQLFVFGTWLPHRPGHGDFPDRHNARSTIVSDPVSLLTCFHFGGYHHEHHLHPAVPWWRLPSTRRDGA, encoded by the coding sequence TTGCCACAGGCGCTGCGACGACCCCTTGCCACCAGCCTGATCGGCATGACCCTTGCGGCAGGGGTGATCGGCGCATGGCTGGCCTTGCACATCTTCGCCGTCTGGCATCTGGACGCCACGGCCCATCCGCTGCTGGCGGGTTTGTGCCTGATCGGACTGACCTGGCTTTCCGTGGGCCTGTTCATCGTCGCCCATGACGCCATGCACGGCGCGGTGGCACCCGGCCGCCCGAGCCTCAACGCCGCTGTCGGCGGGCTGGCGCTGATGCTTTACGCCGGGTTTTCCTGGCGCAAGCTGATCGTCAAGCACATGGCCCACCACCGTCATGCGGGCACCGACGACGACCCCGACTTCGGCCATGGCGGGCCGGTCCGCTGGTATGCCGATTTTGTCCGCACCTATTTCGGCTGGCGGGAGTTCTGGGTTCTGGGAGGGACGGTAATGCTTTACGCCCTGATCCTTGGAAGCCGCTGGCCCTATGTGGCCTTCTGGTCGGTGCCCTCGATCCTTGCGTCGATGCAGCTTTTCGTTTTCGGAACCTGGCTGCCGCACCGGCCGGGCCATGGCGACTTTCCCGACCGCCACAACGCGCGGTCCACCATTGTCAGCGACCCTGTGTCGCTGCTGACCTGTTTCCACTTTGGCGGCTATCACCATGAACACCACCTGCACCCCGCAGTGCCATGGTGGCGGCTGCCCTCGACTCGAAGGGACGGGGCATGA
- the fni gene encoding type 2 isopentenyl-diphosphate Delta-isomerase — translation MNEIKGRKSEHLAIVGAGKGIQLSRATGFDNVHFLHNALPELDYDAIDTATRFLGRRLSAPLMVSAMTGGTPGAARINLSIAEACGALGLALAVGSQRIAIEGRGAGGLGPELRARAPDVPILGNLGAVQLRRGMGADEARRAVEMLEADALMLHLNPLQEAIQPGGDRDFSDLLPRIEALARALPVPLGVKEVGAGLSADVGRRLMDAGVTILDVAGVGGTSWARVEAERGGDRLRRIAAPFFDWGIPTAEAVSAMAPIMWPGTVLIASGGIRHGLDVARAIRLGADLAGQAAGALPAAREGAEALAAYLSEVIEQLRIAMFCTGSRDLEALRHAPLA, via the coding sequence ATGAACGAGATCAAGGGCCGCAAGTCCGAGCATCTGGCGATCGTCGGCGCGGGAAAGGGTATCCAGCTTTCGCGCGCAACCGGCTTCGACAACGTGCATTTCCTGCACAATGCGTTGCCGGAACTGGACTATGACGCCATCGACACCGCCACGCGCTTTCTCGGCCGCCGCCTGTCCGCGCCGCTGATGGTGTCGGCCATGACCGGCGGCACGCCCGGGGCCGCCCGCATCAACCTGTCCATCGCCGAGGCCTGCGGCGCCTTGGGCTTGGCGCTTGCGGTCGGATCGCAGCGCATCGCCATCGAGGGACGCGGGGCGGGCGGGCTTGGCCCCGAGTTGCGGGCTCGGGCGCCGGATGTGCCGATCCTCGGCAATCTGGGGGCGGTGCAACTGCGGCGCGGGATGGGCGCGGACGAGGCGCGCCGCGCGGTCGAGATGCTGGAAGCGGATGCCCTGATGCTGCATCTCAACCCGCTGCAGGAGGCGATCCAGCCCGGCGGCGATCGGGACTTTTCGGACCTGCTGCCGAGGATCGAGGCGCTGGCCCGCGCCCTGCCCGTGCCCCTTGGCGTCAAGGAGGTGGGCGCCGGCCTGTCGGCCGATGTCGGACGGCGGCTCATGGATGCAGGCGTCACGATCCTCGACGTGGCGGGGGTCGGCGGCACAAGCTGGGCGCGGGTCGAGGCCGAGCGCGGCGGCGACCGCCTGCGCCGCATCGCCGCGCCCTTCTTCGACTGGGGCATCCCGACGGCCGAGGCGGTTTCAGCGATGGCCCCGATCATGTGGCCGGGCACGGTGCTGATCGCCTCGGGCGGCATCCGCCACGGGCTGGACGTGGCCCGCGCGATCCGCTTGGGCGCGGATCTGGCGGGGCAGGCGGCGGGCGCGCTGCCCGCCGCGCGTGAGGGGGCCGAGGCGCTGGCCGCGTATCTGTCCGAGGTCATCGAGCAGCTTCGCATTGCCATGTTCTGCACCGGCTCGCGCGATCTTGAGGCACTGCGCCACGCGCCCCTTGCGTGA
- a CDS encoding TetR/AcrR family transcriptional regulator codes for MRSKGVRNARFDERRGELLARLRGRLLLRGAGRPTLRELATAAGCSVSTLNHYFGKRDDIVVAVFADSGRRGQGQFTATRQAGPQLDASVRDAAAMAWRALTQHGVADALAMGMVEGMRNDLLGPAFIHSMFEPFVLALTERLDAHVARGQMRAVDTRMAALALASPLLLGALHQGQLGGARDYPLDGEAFLNHVVEGFLRAYRAG; via the coding sequence GTGAGGTCCAAGGGCGTCCGCAACGCACGCTTCGACGAACGGCGCGGCGAGCTGCTGGCGCGGTTGCGGGGACGCCTGCTGCTGCGCGGCGCGGGCCGGCCAACGCTGCGCGAACTCGCGACGGCTGCAGGCTGCAGCGTGTCCACCCTGAACCATTACTTCGGCAAGCGCGACGACATCGTGGTGGCGGTCTTTGCCGATTCGGGCCGGCGCGGGCAGGGGCAGTTCACGGCTACCCGGCAGGCGGGGCCCCAGCTTGACGCCTCGGTCCGCGACGCGGCGGCCATGGCCTGGCGGGCGCTGACGCAACACGGGGTGGCGGATGCGCTGGCGATGGGCATGGTCGAGGGGATGCGGAACGATCTGCTCGGCCCCGCCTTCATCCACAGCATGTTCGAGCCTTTCGTCCTTGCCCTCACCGAGCGGCTGGATGCCCATGTCGCCCGCGGCCAGATGCGTGCGGTCGACACCCGCATGGCGGCGCTTGCGCTTGCCTCACCCCTGCTGCTGGGGGCGCTGCACCAGGGGCAGCTTGGCGGCGCGCGGGACTATCCGCTGGACGGCGAGGCGTTCCTGAACCATGTGGTGGAGGGTTTCCTGCGCGCCTATCGCGCAGGCTAG
- a CDS encoding DUF2585 family protein → MNRPADMIPPRPVGGSLAFRGGQPLLTLALGILLINAAVVLWLLFLGREFLPENVPLYWWNPSTALSHNSQHLTDFYSALHAISGAALFFLARRLRPGWPVGTRLLLVIACSGLWEIVENTPWVISLFNDPDGIDVYQGDSIVNALSDTGFVALGFLAAHNFPRWLVIAGGGLAEIAVALMIHDGFVLGTARMILR, encoded by the coding sequence ATGAACCGCCCCGCGGACATGATCCCGCCCCGGCCCGTGGGGGGCTCGCTTGCGTTTCGTGGCGGGCAGCCGCTGCTGACGCTGGCACTGGGCATCCTGCTGATCAATGCCGCAGTGGTGCTGTGGCTGCTGTTCCTGGGCCGCGAATTTCTGCCGGAAAACGTGCCGCTCTACTGGTGGAATCCCAGCACCGCCCTGTCCCACAACTCGCAGCATCTGACCGACTTCTATTCGGCGCTTCACGCGATCTCGGGGGCGGCGCTGTTCTTTCTTGCACGGCGGCTGCGGCCCGGCTGGCCGGTCGGAACCCGCCTGCTGCTGGTGATCGCCTGCAGCGGCCTGTGGGAGATCGTCGAGAACACCCCTTGGGTCATTTCACTGTTCAACGACCCCGATGGTATCGATGTCTATCAGGGCGACAGCATCGTGAACGCCCTGAGCGACACGGGCTTTGTTGCCTTGGGCTTTCTTGCGGCGCATAACTTCCCGCGCTGGCTGGTCATCGCGGGCGGCGGACTGGCCGAGATCGCCGTCGCCCTGATGATCCACGACGGATTTGTGCTTGGCACGGCCAGGATGATATTGCGCTGA
- a CDS encoding ABC transporter permease has protein sequence MTLRLAWTLARREMRGGLAGFRIFLTCLALAVAALAAVGTVRASIEAGLARNGAALLGGDAEVELTYRFATGAERAALDRIASAVSETAEFRSMATVLRHGQSERALTQVKAVDDAYPLVGAVRLSPPISWDQALSSGGDPGAVMERVLAERLGLSPGDGFRLGEQAFTLTAILDSFPDNAGESLALGPITIVRTSDLAQSGLLGPGTLFEAQYRLLLPPGTDLGTARGQAMAALEGAGARWRDARDGAPGLSGFVDRLGAFLILIGLSGLAVGGVGVSAAVRAWLDAKLPVIATLKSLGASRRVIFLTYLIQIGLMTALGIMLGLALGAALPLLLAPVIEARLPMPATFGVFPGPLAEAALYGALAALAFALWPLALAADTRAAVLFRSAVDAGRRVPRPRYLAMITALAGLFLLAAAAFSGNWRLTLWTLGGVAGTLALLAVVALLAAPLAGGLMPLARRRPALRLALGALRTHRGDATGVVLSLGLGLAVLAVVGQIDGTLRRAIESEMPGVAPSFFFVDVQPDQIGDFLTLARGNPGVSRVEAAPMLRGVVTRINGRPATEVAGDHWVVRGDRGLTYSDNPPSRTTITAGEWWPAGYDGPPLISFSAEEAAEIGLSLGDTLTVNVLGRDITGTIASFRQVDFRNAGIGFVMSMNPAALQGAPHTWIATVYAGPEAETAILREIGDRWPNVTAIPVGEAIERVAGLLAGIGAAVRWGAAATLVTGFAVLIGTALAAARARRYEAAILKTLGASRGLILRSFALRAALLGLIAGIAAIAAGAVGGWAVAHFVLDTDHRVIWSSAVILVAGGVIATLAAELAFALRALTVKPAAILRSE, from the coding sequence ATGACCCTGCGCCTCGCCTGGACCCTTGCACGCCGCGAGATGCGGGGCGGGCTTGCCGGCTTCCGCATCTTCCTGACCTGCCTTGCGCTGGCGGTGGCGGCGCTGGCGGCGGTCGGAACCGTGCGCGCCTCGATCGAGGCGGGGCTGGCGCGCAACGGCGCCGCGCTGCTGGGAGGCGATGCCGAGGTCGAGCTGACCTACCGCTTCGCCACCGGTGCCGAGCGCGCGGCGCTGGACCGGATCGCCTCGGCGGTGTCCGAGACAGCCGAGTTCCGGTCCATGGCGACCGTCCTGCGCCACGGGCAGAGCGAGCGCGCCCTGACGCAGGTGAAGGCGGTGGACGACGCCTATCCGCTGGTCGGCGCTGTCCGGCTGTCCCCGCCGATCTCTTGGGATCAGGCGCTTTCTTCAGGCGGCGATCCCGGCGCGGTGATGGAACGGGTGCTGGCCGAGCGCCTCGGCCTTTCCCCCGGCGACGGCTTCCGGCTGGGCGAACAGGCGTTCACGCTGACGGCGATCCTCGACAGCTTCCCCGACAATGCGGGGGAAAGCCTCGCGCTTGGTCCCATCACCATCGTCCGCACGTCGGATTTGGCGCAAAGCGGACTGCTGGGGCCGGGGACGCTGTTCGAGGCGCAATACCGGCTGCTGCTGCCTCCCGGCACCGACCTCGGCACCGCCCGGGGGCAGGCGATGGCTGCGCTGGAGGGCGCGGGCGCCCGCTGGCGCGATGCGCGGGACGGGGCGCCGGGGCTTTCGGGCTTCGTGGACCGGCTGGGGGCCTTCCTGATCCTGATCGGTCTGTCGGGCCTTGCGGTTGGCGGGGTCGGCGTCTCGGCCGCCGTCCGCGCATGGCTGGACGCGAAGCTGCCGGTGATCGCCACGCTCAAGTCCCTGGGCGCCAGCCGCCGCGTGATATTCCTGACCTACCTGATCCAGATTGGGTTGATGACCGCACTCGGGATCATGCTGGGGCTGGCGCTGGGCGCCGCGCTGCCGCTGCTGCTGGCCCCGGTGATCGAAGCGCGCCTGCCGATGCCGGCGACCTTCGGCGTCTTTCCCGGACCGCTGGCCGAGGCTGCGCTTTACGGCGCATTGGCCGCCCTTGCCTTTGCGCTGTGGCCGCTGGCCCTGGCGGCCGACACCCGCGCGGCGGTCTTGTTCCGCTCGGCTGTGGACGCGGGTCGCAGGGTGCCGCGGCCCAGGTATCTGGCAATGATCACCGCCCTTGCGGGGCTGTTCCTGCTGGCGGCGGCGGCTTTCTCGGGCAACTGGCGGCTGACGCTCTGGACGCTGGGCGGGGTTGCCGGCACGCTGGCGCTGCTGGCGGTTGTCGCGCTGCTGGCGGCGCCGCTGGCAGGCGGACTGATGCCGCTTGCCCGCCGGCGCCCGGCCCTGCGGCTGGCGCTGGGGGCGCTCAGGACGCATCGGGGGGATGCCACGGGCGTCGTGCTGTCGCTTGGACTTGGCCTCGCGGTGCTGGCGGTGGTGGGCCAGATCGACGGCACCCTGCGCCGCGCGATCGAATCGGAAATGCCGGGCGTCGCGCCGTCCTTCTTCTTCGTCGATGTGCAGCCCGACCAGATCGGGGACTTCCTCACCCTTGCCCGCGGCAATCCCGGCGTCAGCCGCGTCGAGGCCGCGCCGATGCTGCGGGGCGTCGTCACCCGGATCAACGGCCGCCCGGCGACCGAGGTGGCGGGCGATCACTGGGTCGTCCGGGGGGACCGCGGCCTGACCTATTCCGACAACCCGCCCTCGCGCACGACGATCACGGCAGGCGAGTGGTGGCCCGCCGGTTACGACGGCCCGCCCCTTATCAGCTTTTCCGCCGAAGAAGCCGCCGAGATCGGCCTGTCGCTGGGCGACACCCTGACCGTCAATGTCCTGGGGCGCGACATCACCGGCACCATCGCCTCGTTCCGGCAGGTGGATTTCAGGAACGCGGGTATCGGCTTCGTCATGTCGATGAACCCCGCCGCGCTGCAGGGCGCGCCGCACACCTGGATCGCCACCGTCTATGCCGGGCCGGAGGCCGAGACCGCCATCCTGCGCGAGATCGGCGACCGCTGGCCCAATGTCACCGCCATCCCCGTGGGCGAGGCCATCGAGCGGGTCGCGGGGCTGCTGGCCGGCATCGGCGCGGCCGTGCGCTGGGGTGCGGCGGCTACGCTGGTCACCGGCTTCGCCGTGCTGATCGGCACGGCGCTGGCCGCCGCGCGGGCGCGCCGCTACGAGGCCGCGATCCTCAAGACGCTGGGGGCCAGCCGGGGGCTGATCCTGCGCAGCTTTGCGCTGCGAGCGGCGTTGCTGGGGCTGATCGCCGGCATCGCCGCGATCGCGGCCGGGGCCGTGGGGGGATGGGCGGTGGCGCATTTTGTGCTGGACACCGACCACCGGGTGATCTGGTCCAGCGCCGTCATTCTGGTCGCCGGTGGCGTGATTGCGACGCTTGCGGCGGAACTGGCCTTCGCGCTGCGGGCGTTGACGGTCAAACCCGCCGCGATCCTGCGGTCCGAGTAA
- a CDS encoding ABC transporter ATP-binding protein — translation MPDPVLSLDDVRLTLRSSAGPVEILHGITLAVEKGETVGLVGPSGSGKSSLLMLMGGLEQATGGRVRALGHDLTAMGEDALARFRRDHMGIVFQSFHLIPTMTALENVAVPLELAHAPDAAARAREGLAAVGLAGRAHHYPSQLSGGEQQRVALARALAPRPAILLADEPTGNLDETTGAQIADLLFGMVRDSGTTLVMVTHAPEIAARCARIIRLRDGRLEQAA, via the coding sequence ATGCCGGACCCGGTCCTGTCCCTTGATGATGTGCGCCTGACCCTGCGTTCCAGCGCCGGTCCGGTCGAGATCCTGCACGGCATCACCCTTGCCGTGGAAAAGGGTGAGACGGTCGGGCTGGTCGGGCCGTCCGGGTCGGGCAAGTCGTCGCTGCTGATGCTGATGGGCGGGCTGGAACAGGCGACGGGCGGGCGGGTCCGCGCGCTGGGCCACGACCTGACCGCGATGGGCGAGGACGCGCTGGCCCGCTTCCGCCGCGACCACATGGGCATCGTCTTCCAGAGCTTTCACCTGATCCCGACCATGACCGCGCTGGAAAACGTGGCTGTCCCGCTTGAGCTTGCCCATGCGCCCGATGCCGCAGCGCGGGCGCGCGAAGGGCTTGCAGCCGTGGGTCTTGCCGGGCGCGCGCATCATTATCCCTCGCAGCTTTCCGGGGGCGAGCAGCAGCGGGTCGCGCTGGCCCGCGCCCTGGCCCCGCGTCCCGCGATCCTGCTGGCGGACGAGCCGACGGGCAACCTCGACGAGACGACCGGCGCGCAGATCGCGGACCTCCTGTTCGGGATGGTGCGGGACAGCGGCACGACGCTGGTGATGGTGACGCACGCGCCGGAAATCGCCGCGCGCTGCGCCCGCATCATCCGCCTGCGCGACGGCCGGCTGGAGCAGGCGGCATGA
- a CDS encoding arylesterase, producing MLARMIGITLLSALPAAAEPVTVAALGDSLTQGYGLPQQEGLVPQLQAWLRERGAEVTLVNAGVSGDTTAGGLSRVDWTLTPEVGGMIVALGGNDLLRGIDPAVSRKNLSGILDAARKAEVPAMLIGIGAPANYGAEFQTAFNGVYTDLAQSYEVPLIPSMLDAIVAARDPLSLMQPDGIHPNAEGVRVIVEGIGPQVLQFVAALGACEQGCTDG from the coding sequence ATGCTTGCACGCATGATCGGGATCACGCTTCTGTCTGCCCTGCCCGCCGCGGCAGAGCCGGTGACGGTAGCCGCCTTGGGGGACAGCCTGACGCAGGGCTACGGCCTGCCGCAACAGGAAGGGCTGGTCCCGCAACTGCAGGCGTGGCTACGGGAACGGGGGGCCGAGGTCACACTGGTCAACGCGGGCGTGTCGGGCGACACCACGGCGGGCGGGCTGTCTCGCGTGGACTGGACGCTGACGCCCGAGGTGGGGGGCATGATCGTGGCGCTGGGCGGCAACGACCTGCTGCGCGGGATCGATCCGGCGGTGAGCCGGAAGAACCTTTCCGGCATCCTCGACGCCGCGCGGAAGGCCGAGGTGCCCGCGATGCTGATCGGCATCGGCGCGCCCGCGAATTACGGGGCCGAGTTCCAGACGGCGTTCAACGGCGTTTATACCGATCTCGCGCAAAGCTACGAGGTGCCGCTGATCCCGTCGATGCTGGACGCCATCGTGGCGGCGCGCGACCCGCTGTCGCTGATGCAGCCGGACGGCATCCACCCGAACGCCGAGGGCGTCCGGGTGATCGTCGAAGGCATCGGCCCGCAGGTGCTGCAGTTCGTGGCCGCCCTTGGCGCCTGCGAACAGGGCTGCACGGACGGCTAG
- a CDS encoding ABC transporter substrate-binding protein gives MIRRNLLKLPLAAAALSLAAGAAFAQEAEKRVIGVSIPSATHGFMGGLNWHAQDTIKRLGEVYPNLEFVLATAGDAAKQVSDIEDMLATRNIDGLVVLPFESEPLTDPVRQVKAAGKFVTVVDRGLSEEGIEDLYVAGDNTAFGRVAGEYFRDNLPAGAKIVVLRGIPTTLDNERVEAFQAALEGSDKEILDMQHGNWNRDDAFNVMQDYLAKYSEINAVWAADDDMAVGVLEAIAQAGRGDQMVVVGGAGMKDIVKRIMDKDPQLPVNVTYPPALISSAIEMTALHFVSNAPMAGRYIIGSQLITPENAEAFYFPDSPF, from the coding sequence ATGATCCGTCGCAATCTGCTGAAACTGCCGCTGGCGGCCGCGGCGCTGTCGTTGGCGGCAGGCGCCGCCTTCGCGCAAGAGGCCGAGAAACGGGTGATCGGCGTGTCGATCCCCTCGGCCACCCACGGCTTCATGGGCGGGCTGAACTGGCACGCTCAGGACACGATCAAGCGGCTGGGCGAGGTCTATCCGAACCTCGAATTCGTGCTGGCGACGGCCGGCGACGCCGCCAAGCAGGTGTCCGACATCGAGGACATGCTGGCCACCCGCAACATCGACGGGCTGGTGGTGCTGCCCTTCGAATCCGAGCCGCTGACCGACCCGGTCCGGCAGGTGAAGGCGGCGGGCAAGTTCGTGACCGTCGTGGACCGGGGGCTGTCCGAGGAAGGCATCGAGGACCTGTATGTCGCCGGCGACAACACCGCCTTCGGCCGCGTCGCGGGCGAATATTTCCGCGACAACCTGCCCGCCGGCGCCAAGATCGTCGTGCTGCGGGGCATCCCGACCACGCTCGACAACGAGCGGGTCGAGGCCTTCCAGGCGGCGCTCGAGGGGTCCGACAAGGAAATCCTCGACATGCAGCACGGCAACTGGAACCGCGACGACGCCTTCAACGTGATGCAGGACTACCTGGCCAAATATTCTGAAATCAACGCGGTCTGGGCGGCGGACGACGACATGGCCGTGGGCGTGCTGGAGGCCATCGCCCAGGCGGGGCGTGGGGACCAGATGGTCGTCGTCGGCGGCGCGGGCATGAAGGACATCGTCAAGCGGATCATGGACAAGGACCCGCAACTGCCGGTGAACGTGACCTATCCTCCGGCGCTGATCTCCTCGGCGATCGAGATGACGGCGCTGCATTTCGTATCGAACGCGCCGATGGCGGGCCGCTACATCATCGGCAGCCAGCTCATCACGCCCGAGAACGCGGAAGCCTTCTACTTCCCCGACAGCCCGTTCTGA
- a CDS encoding ABC transporter permease → MRRIDLHVLGPLLALVALFILGALLNPAFLAPANLSNVAARSAFTGLIAIGMTFVITQGGLDLSVGSMAAFLAGIAIMAMNALVPITEANWGTVLMGMGMGVALGGGVLAGMLNGTLVTRWGIEAFIVTLGTMGIFRSLVTWLADGGTLSLGSDLRALYRPVYFGGIGWVTWPIIVFAIAAVLGEWTMRHTRFGRHVEAIGSNDRVARYSNVNVERVRLATYVLLGALVGLATILYIPRLGSASGSTGTLWELEAIAAVIIGGTALKGGRGRVWGTVVGVLILSLIDNILNLADLVSPYLNGAIQGVIIVLAVVLQREKRSAE, encoded by the coding sequence ATGAGACGCATCGACCTGCATGTCCTCGGGCCGCTTCTGGCGCTGGTGGCGCTGTTCATCCTCGGCGCGCTGCTGAACCCGGCCTTCCTTGCGCCCGCGAACCTGTCGAACGTGGCAGCGCGCTCGGCCTTCACTGGGCTGATCGCCATCGGCATGACCTTCGTGATTACGCAGGGCGGGCTGGACCTGTCGGTGGGGTCCATGGCGGCTTTCCTTGCCGGCATCGCGATCATGGCGATGAATGCGCTGGTGCCGATCACCGAGGCGAACTGGGGCACGGTCCTGATGGGCATGGGCATGGGCGTGGCGCTGGGCGGGGGCGTGTTGGCGGGGATGCTGAACGGCACGCTTGTCACCCGCTGGGGGATCGAGGCCTTCATCGTCACGCTGGGCACCATGGGCATCTTCCGCAGCCTTGTCACATGGCTTGCGGACGGAGGCACGCTCAGCCTCGGCTCGGACCTGCGGGCGCTGTACCGGCCGGTCTATTTCGGCGGCATCGGTTGGGTGACATGGCCGATCATCGTATTCGCCATCGCCGCGGTGCTGGGCGAATGGACGATGCGCCACACCCGCTTCGGCCGCCATGTCGAGGCCATCGGCTCGAACGACCGGGTGGCCCGCTATTCCAACGTCAACGTGGAACGGGTCCGGCTTGCCACCTACGTCCTGCTGGGCGCGCTGGTCGGGCTGGCCACGATCCTCTACATCCCGCGCCTCGGCTCGGCCTCGGGGTCCACCGGAACGCTGTGGGAGCTTGAGGCCATCGCTGCCGTCATCATCGGCGGCACCGCGCTGAAGGGCGGGCGCGGCCGGGTCTGGGGCACGGTGGTCGGCGTCCTGATCCTGTCGCTCATCGACAACATCCTGAATCTGGCGGACCTGGTCAGCCCCTATCTGAACGGGGCGATCCAAGGCGTCATCATCGTGCTCGCCGTCGTCTTGCAGCGAGAGAAACGGTCCGCCGAATAG